aagaaaaacttccaaaaacaaaagttttatgaaaaaggAAGTTACTTAAGAcgaatttaactttatttttccaGTATACAAACAAATATAAGTTTGTTAACCCAGATCTAACACCATTTATTTCGCGGTACTCTCGATGTGTTTAGTTGTCATTTAATTTTGCCCATCTTTTTTCTGACCTTTTTCTAACCCATCTCACGACATCTTAAACGACTAATTTTCCTTCAATATCTCCAATTTTTTCTAGAATATACAATTTAGTGTCTGTTATATACCATAAAGAacgatttaattttgaaaaacttctcTTTTTGCTCAAGTTCTTTCCAAACCAATATCCCGAATTTCAATGGTCATGAAACTGAATTTGATGGATCCGAGGAAAACGTGGTTggtataaaaaaaggaaaaaatgtcCAAGGAGAAGGTCAGTTCACTATAAAACCTGAAGAATTCCAGCTTTAAGCTTCCAGGtttccaaattcaaatttcgattagtttttgaaagaaaaacttccaaaaacaaaagttttatgaaaaaggAAGTTACTTAAGAcgaatttaactttatttttccaGTATACAAACAAATATAAGTTTGTTAACCCAGATCTAACACCATTTATTTCGCGGTACTCTCGATGTGTTTAGTTGTCATTTAATTTTGCCCATCTTTTTTCTGACCTTTTTCTAACCCATCTCACGACATCTTAAACGACTAATTTTCCTTCAATATCTCCAATTTTTTCTAGAATATACAATTTAGTGTCTGTTATATACCATAAAGAacgatttaattttgaaaaacttctcTTTGAGCTCAAGTTCTTTCCAAACCAATATCCCGAATTTCAATGGTCATGAAACTGGATTTGATGGATCCGAGGAAAACGTGGTTggtataaaaaaaaggaaaaaatgtcCAGGGAGAAGGTCAGTTCACTAAAAAACCTGAAGAATTCCAGCTTTAAGCTTCCAGGTTTCTAAATACAAATTTcgattagtttttgaaaaaacaacttccaaaaacaaaagttttattaaaatggaAGTTACTTAAGacgaatataattttatttttccaaaatacaaacaaatataaatttgttaatcCGGATCTAACACCGTCTATTTCGGGGTACGCTCGATATGTTTAGTTTTCGGTTAATTTTGCCCATCTTTTTTCTGGCCTTTTTCTAACCCATCTCACGACATCTTAAACGACTAATTTTCCttcaatatcttcaattttttctagaatatataatttagtgTCTGTTATATACCATAAAGAacgatttaattttgaaaaacttctcTTTGAGATAAAGTTGTTTCCAAACCAATATCCCGAATTTCAATGGTCATGAAACTGAATTTGATGGATCCGAGGAAAACGTGGTTgctataaaaaaggaaaaaatgtcCAGGGAGAAGGTCAGTTCACTATAAAACCTGAAGAATTCCAGCTTTAAGCTTCCAGGTTTCCAAATACAAATTTCgattagtttttgaaagaaaaacttccaaaaacaaaagttttatgaaaaaggAAGTTACTTAAGAcgaatttaactttatttttccaaaatataaacaaatataagtTTGTTAACCCGGATCTAACACCGTCTATTTCGCGGTACGCTCGATGTGTTTAGTTTTCGGTTAATTTTGCCCATCTTTTTTCTGACCTTTTTCTAACCCATCTCACGACATCTTAAACGACTAATTTTCCTCCAATATCTCCAATTTTTTCTAGAATATACAATTTAGTGTCTGTTATATACCATAAAGAacgatttaattttgaaaaacttctcTTTTTGCTCAAGTTCTTTCCAAACCAATATCCCGAATTTCAATGGTCATGAAACTGAATTTGATGGATCCGAGGAAAACGTGGTTggtataaaaaaaggaaaaaatgtcCAAGGAGAAGGTCAGTTCACTATAAAACCTGAAGAATTCCAGCTTTAAGCTTCCAGGtttccaaattcaaatttcgattagtttttgaaagaaaaacttccaaaaacaaaagttttatgaaaaaggAAGTTACTTAAGAcgaatttaactttatttttccaaaatacaaacaaatataagTTTGTTAATCCAGATCTAACACCGTTTATTTCGCGGTACGCTCGATGTGTTTAGTTTTCGGTTAATTTTGCCCATCTTTTTTCTGACCTTTTTCTAACCCATCTCACGACATCTTAAACGACTAATTTTCCTTCAATATCTCCAATTTTTTCTAGAATATACAATTTAGTGTCGGTTATATACCATAAAGAacgatttaattttgaaaaacttctcTTTGAGATAAAGTTCTTTCCAAACCAATATCCCGAATTTCAATGGTCATGAAACTGGATTTGATGGATCCGAGGAAAACGTGTTTggtataaaaaaaggaaaaaatgtcCAGGGAGAAGGTCAGTTCACTATAAAACCTGAAGAATTTCAGCTTTAAGCTTCCAGGTTTCCAAATACAAATTTcgattagtttttgaaaaaacaacttccaaaaacaaaagttttattaaaatggaAATTACTTAAGAcgaatttaactttatttttccaaaatataaacaaatataagtTTGTTAATCCGGATCTAACACCGTCTATTTCGCGGTACGCTCGATGTGTTTAGTTTTCGGTTAATTTTGCCCATCTTTTTTCTGGCCTTTTTCTAACCCATCTCACGACATCTTAAACGACTAATTTTCCttcaatatcttcaattttttctagaatatataatttagtgTCTGTTATATACCATAAAGAacgatttaattttgaaaaacttctcTTTGAGATAAAGTTCTTTCCAAACCAATATCCCGAATTTCAATGGTCATGAAACTGGATTTGATGGATCCGAGGAAAACGTGGTTggtataaaaaaaggaaaaaatgtcCAGGGAGAAGGTCAGTTCACTATAAAACCTGAAGAATTCCAGCTTTAAGCTTCCAGGTTTCCAAATACAAATTTCgattagtttttgaaagaaaaacttccaaaaacaaaagttttatgaaaaaggAAGTTACTTAAGAcgaatttaactttatttttccaaaatataaacaaatataagtTTGTTAACCCGGATCTAACACCGTCTATTTCGCGGTACGCTCGATGTGTTTAGTTTTCGGTTAATTTTGCCCATCTTTTTTCTGACCTTTTTCTAACCCATCTCACGACATCTTAAACGACTAATTTTCCTCCAATATCTCCAATTTTTTCTAGAATATACAATTTAGTGTCTGTTATATACCATAAAGAacgatttaattttgaaaaacttctcTTTTTGCTCAAGTTCTTTCCAAACCAATATCCCGAATTTCAATGGTCATGAAACTGAATTTGATGGATCCGAGGAAAACGTGGTTggtataaaaaaaggaaaaaatgtcCAAGGAGAAGGTCAGTTCACTATAAAACCTGAAGAATTCCAGCTTTAAGCTTCCAGGTTTCCAAATACAAATTTCgattagtttttgaaagaaaaacttccaaaaacaaaagttttatgaaaaaggAAATTACTTAAGAcgaatttaactttatttttccaaaatacaaacaaatataagTTTGTTAATCCAGATCTAACACCGTTTATTTCGCGGTACTCTCGATGTGTTTAGTTTTCGGTTAATTTTGCCTGGGattaatcattaaaatatcaattcttcCTTGTTTTACTCGAGGATTTCGAACATCCaaacatatacagggtgattcctTCATTGTTTTTCCGTAAAAAGATCTGAAACTTTTTCGTTGACTCGAGCcgttattagtttttttcccCCGAttcccttttttattttttatagaattttagcGAACGAATTCATGATAACTAAAACTTTTCAGGCCAAATCAAAAATCGCGAAACGAGAAGAAGTACGTCTGAAGGAAGAACTGCAAACAAAAGAGGGAGATATCCCAGTACCTACTCCTCCCGATGGAGGATATGGATGGGTTATAGTATTCGCTTCGTTTATATGTAATACAGTAGGAGATGGAATTGCGTTTGCCTTCGGTCTTGTACTACCTTATCTTGTAGAATATTACGGCGAATCTAAAGGAAAAACGGCATGGGTAGGATCTATTCTGACAGGATTCCAAATGGGGGCAGGACCTTTAGTTAGTGCAGTAGCTAATAAATATGGATGTCGTACTGCTTGTTTAATAGGTAAATCAGACAATATCCAAcgtatttagaattaaaaacaaattaaaaaacaacGAGAACTTGAGGGCCTAAATTGTTGCGTAGTTAAAAAACATAACAGTCCGGTTCTGAAACATTCCATTGTAACAAATCGCACTAATACTTAAACGAGatcaaaatttatcatcaaaTCTATTCGCAGATAAGTTGATGATCGCTGTTAACAATTGGAGCaagttttcaaaatcaaatgGGGATTTTTATAGACTAAACTTGATTGATAAGATGTCTCttaattgaaatttgtcaaGTACCTTCAGCTTTTAGTATAAAGTTTCGAGTTTCACACAAAAGAATTATTAGTTTGCTatcaaaacttttaaaaatcaaGATCTTAAGTATCTGATTTTTGAATAGATTCTATGTTAATTTTTCCTTAATTACAAATAGAAATACTTCGCGGGACCGTAATAGAATGAATTTGAACTAGACAGACACTTTTCAGTACGTAAGCCTTtgaattattgcgaaatgcaggaaaagatgttatagatttgatttcaattggtaaatgattgtgcatttttttcattgtaaagtattgagccttTGATCGAGTTCTAAACGTGTAGTGGATAGATATAAACGAGCTTCGTATTCCTAAGTGCAATTAggtaaacggattcaaagataaattagaaaagaagagtcaatattttgaattttttaaagaagtcaGTCCTGCTGTTTAAACTGAGTAATTAtctttttgtagtttgaagattcgctcaaatttaGTCGCACCACACGAACTGAAGGGCTCAATAAAAGcatgataaattattatagaaGTTGATAACTCTAGTTCCTTGGAAACTGACCTTAGTGTAAAACAAGCACTAATGTTTGGTTCTTAGAGATCTGTGAGCATGTTTAGCTTTCAGCCAATCGCCGATTTATCCAAATGACCACCATTTAACGTCTAGCTGTGTAGTCAGTGATTTTGCTTGAAGCTAAAACAACGAAACGAATACAATAATAGACACGAATTACTCCAGCTTCTGCGAGTTTTGAGCagttcaaaacaaaacaaaaaccgATGCTGTATTActatatttgaaatcaaaagtCTAGTGGAATGGCGAGTCCATAGGAATCATGAGTTAGAAGAGGTAGAGATCCAGAAGTGCGTGCACAAAACTTAGCATAAGCGGACAGCTCTAAAGGAAATTTTAGGAATTAGGTACTCATATTTAGCGCTTGGAATAGTCTTTCAGATTTGAATCAGATCATCAGGTCGATTTATTCGTGAGAGCAGGTGATGTATTACATAGACTCAATAAAAAGTAAAGTCAGAAGTCAACTACCAAATACAAATATCTGTAGAATCGTACTTGAAACTCAGAACAAGTTATGATCAATTGTACACAAGCTTAATTTCCTGCATTAATCCTGTAGTAAGAAAGAGACAACGTACATCACTTTCTTGACAATATTGTGCCTTTTTGACATAGTTGGAGCTGGTGGATCTTCGTCAGTCCACACATCGATCTTCTGCtgataaaaatatcataaaatggtGTACGTAGTCCGATCCGTGGGTTCTTGGTCTCATATAGTAGAGCTTGAACGACCAATCAATCAAGTTGTTTtgtcaaaatatctcaaattgaGTCTAGTGATTAGTGATTGACACCAACACAAATCAATAACAGAATTGAGGATATTCATAGTGACTCGTGTCCatcatttttaacaattaaaaattggtctaCGTTGTTTCGCTGGGGACTAGAATCGTGAGAATTTAGCGGAAGAAACTATTCTGAGTGCTCTGCAcctaaaaatagaagaaatcgCAGCACAGATATGCATTTCCAAAACTTAAGGATCCTACTTGAGCTTTTCAACATGACAAAAATTGATGCAATGTGGGGCATCGAGTTCTCAGCGTCAAATAGAATGTTTACGAAGACCAAAAAAGGTAAAACTGATTAATAGTAATGAATGATGAACTGATATCCAAAATAGAGTGTAGGAAGCCCGTACTAAAAAAAGCAAAGGTCACTGGAAAGAAATAGTACCAAAAGATATATTCTCGATATGTCTAAAACAATATCCTCAATTATAATCGTCTTATATTTTTAGGTTGTTTTTTGGCTTCCAGTTCTGTAGCTCTCTCAACTGTATGTCCTTCTATACCAGTTATGATGTTAGTTTACGGATGCTTCGGAGGAATAGGCTTCAGTTTTATCTACATACCAGCCGTGGTAATGGTTGGATATTATTTCGAAACGAAAAGATCATTAGCTACCGGTTTAGCTGTTTGTGGAACTGGAGTCGGAGCTTTCGCTTTGGCTCCTCTGGTaacttcattattaaaaaactatggATGGAAAACTACCAATTTTTGTTTGGCTGGAATCACGTTAAGCTGCTCGATATTTGCCATGCTGATGAAGCCTTTGGTTTATGAAAACAAGAATGTAACTGTCGAAGATGTACTGAGAGTACGAACTAGTGAggtgaattattattaattcttatTCTATTTCGTGAggtaaaaacgttttttttttatttgtatgttgtAGGGAAATGTATCAAACCCAGCAGTATACAATTCTACACTTTCAATAACAAAGAGGAAAGGAAGCGTAAGCTTACAGCCTCTTTCAAGAAAGGATGTTCTATATACAGGATCTGTACAGAATCTCAAAGAATTTCAATCTAGAGCCTCGTTGGCCGATTACAGACATAGTGTCCACAGTATTCAGAggataaaaaagcaaaaaccaAAATGTCAGTATTTTCCTTTGAATCTTACTcgaaattaaatgtttttatgtattttttagcTGAAAATTGTTGCAGTTTATCCGAATTAGCTGGTCTAGTAGATGTTAGTTTATTAAAAGATGCAACTTTCTTAATACTAGCTGCTGCTACGGTGTTTGTCATGATAGCGTTTTACATTCCTCTAGTATTTCTAATCGAACTAGGGAAAACAAAagtaagtttttaaaaaaaagtatttttagcAACAGTATTGCTTTATTCGATGGTGAAAATCACGTATCGTGTCATTAAGACGTCTAAGAATAGTAATTAAGTcaatattgatataaatgaaGTTGCTAGGACTGAATCGGTCTTGTATTGGCAGTACTTGAGACTTGTCAGCATTTTGAGTTGATGGTTGGTTACTTTATATTCGATTATAAGTCTAATGTACACTATAGAAACGTCTATAATGTCCTACAAGTGCTTTGAAGAGATAGATTTGCCTCCATACCATAACCAGAGTACTATTCAATTGAGAATTGGAGTAAATCAAATTTCCGGATAAGGGGATTCTCTGAGGATCTTGAGACGGTCTTCCCGAAGAATTTTGCGAAAATCACGTGGTGTAGAATACTTATAAATGATGTATGAAAGGGGATCTAATATGGAACCTTGCGAGACTACACTTAGATTGGTGATCTATGGATCTATGGATTGGGTATAGCAGTTCGGCGTTCCAAACCTGATCGAAAGCTTTCTGTTCATCTATGTGAATGGTGGAAGCGCAATGTTTTCGGTTTTTCTAAGATCGCTATCAAAAAGTATCAACGAATTGAAgggaaattttgattatttattaattttcttaagaaACCGTTCATTGTatcgattgtttttttgtttgtagggTACAATGTAGCTTCTGTGATATacagatatttaatttttcaatgagAGGGAACTGTTGAGGTTTAAcatcatttatattattattttcacaaaacttTTCCTTGGTTTCACGGTTTTACCTTTCTcctattatatttcatataaaagccatttttgagtggattaaaattaaaaaaaaactaatttttgtcaatttgaaattagaaaatccaatttttgattaaattcgATCCAGAAATTGCATTTTTAGATCAAATTTAACTACAAAAAGACAAACTACGACTAAATTGGACTAAACAAAgccattttttaaccaaattaagCTAAAAAAAGCCAATTCAAAACTGATTTAGACATGGAAAAGGCAAATTAAGTAAAGTAAATTTActattaaaaagattaaagcCATTTTCGATCAGCTTAAACTTAGAAAAGGCAAATTTCTGTCAAATTCGATTCAAAAAATCTGTTTATAGAGCAGCATTTAGTCAGAAAATTAATCTACGACTTAATCGGACTgggaaaattcattttttcaacttttttttctcctcttaaatttcatatatataaaagCCATTTTTGAGTAGGTTAAActtaaaaaaaccaatttaaaattagaaaacccAATTTTTGATGGAATTCGATCCAGATAATGCATTTTTCGATCAAATTCAACTCCAAAAAGACAAACTACGACTAAATTGGACTATACAAAgccattttttaaccaaattaagctaaaaaaacccaatttGAAACTGATTTAGATATGGAAAATCCAAATTAAGCAAATAGAATCTAAAATAGGCAAATTTCTGTCAAATTTGATtcagaaaatctatttataGAGCAGGTTTTCTTCAGAAAATGAATCTACGACTAAATCGGATTgggaaaattcattttttcaacttttttttctcctcttaaatttcatatatataaaagCCATTTTTGAGTAGGTTAAActtaaaaaaaccaatttaaaattagaaaacccAATTTTTGATGGAATTCGATCCAGATAATGCATTTTTCGATCAAATTCAACTCCAAAAAGACAAACTACGACTAAATTGGACTatacaaaaccattttttaaccaaattaagctaaaaaaacccaatttGAAACTGATTTAGATATGGAAAATCCAAATTAAGCAAATAGAATCTAAAATAGGCAAATTTCTGTCAAATTTGATtcagaaaatctatttataGAGCAGGTTTTCTTCAGAAAATGAATCTACGACTAAATCGGAttgggaaaattaattttttcaccattttcTTTCTCcttttaaatttcatatatataaaagCCATTTTTGAGTAGgttaaacttaaaaaaaaaccaatttaaaattagaaaacccaatttttgattatatttgattcagaaaatgcatttttagatCAAATTTAACTCCGAAAAAACAAACTACGACT
This DNA window, taken from Diorhabda sublineata isolate icDioSubl1.1 chromosome 4, icDioSubl1.1, whole genome shotgun sequence, encodes the following:
- the LOC130442376 gene encoding monocarboxylate transporter 2-like translates to MAKSKIAKREEVRLKEELQTKEGDIPVPTPPDGGYGWVIVFASFICNTVGDGIAFAFGLVLPYLVEYYGESKGKTAWVGSILTGFQMGAGPLVSAVANKYGCRTACLIGCFLASSSVALSTVCPSIPVMMLVYGCFGGIGFSFIYIPAVVMVGYYFETKRSLATGLAVCGTGVGAFALAPLVTSLLKNYGWKTTNFCLAGITLSCSIFAMLMKPLVYENKNVTVEDVLRVRTSEGNVSNPAVYNSTLSITKRKGSVSLQPLSRKDVLYTGSVQNLKEFQSRASLADYRHSVHSIQRIKKQKPKSENCCSLSELAGLVDVSLLKDATFLILAAATVFVMIAFYIPLVFLIELGKTKGIDETQGSMFISIIGITNIIGRIGVGFIADFPSVNNLLVNNICLVMGAVSVALMPLCPNFTSLAVASLFFGFATAGYMSLTSIILVEYLGLDKLTNAFGMLMMFRGVAAAIGSPIAGTLYDITNTYNIPFFVGGAGFAIAAFISMLTPCVRKKTEEVNDFDGEALTPINAKNRNNF